A window of Melospiza melodia melodia isolate bMelMel2 chromosome Z, bMelMel2.pri, whole genome shotgun sequence contains these coding sequences:
- the LOC134432224 gene encoding serine/threonine-protein kinase PAK 3-like gives MIGQVCAAVCTVFSVVYSGYYLTQLTRHLTRGWRQACPLGTTAGSAAPLAASVIEEEDEEEQRKMKPSAAVPSQPELAEPVTLVARSAIQPGAAGPAWPAAASSSPAAGTSCSSAAQQPEMREEQGLKTLRSMVSPGRPTGKYTAFEELGRGGFGAVYKALDTSSGQQVAIKIMSLEEEMSEELAANEILAMRDNRSPNIVTYLDSYLVDAELWLAMEFMDGGTLFDVLRAVYLEEGQIGAVCRECLQGLHFLHSRQVIHRDIKSCNVLVGTDGSVKLGDFGLCAQLSPEHSKRSSSVGTPSWMAPEVVRGEAYGPKVDIWSLGIMGLEMVEGEAPYQREARLRVFELLERNGPPKLQNPRHHSALLRDFLRCCLQADEDRRWSAQELLQHPFVTSGDPASSLAALIISAKRVQEDWRGDTCA, from the exons ATGATCGGGCAAGTCTGTGCCGCCGTTTGCACCGTCTTTTCTGTTGTCTATTCTGGCTACTACCTGACCCAGCTGACTC GTCACCTGACACGCGGATGGAGACAAGCCTGTCCTTTG ggcacaacagcagggtcagcagctcctctggctgcctctgtcattgaggaagaggatgaagaggagcaaAGGAAGATGAAGCCTTCAGCCGCTGTCCCTTCACAGCCGGAACTTGCAGAGCCAGTAA CTCTTGTTGCTC GCTCTGCCATTCAACCTGGTGCCGCCGGAccagcatggcctgcagcagccagctcaagccccgctgccggcacttcctgcagcagcgcagcccagcagcccgagatgagggaggagcagggcctgaagaCACTGA ggAGCATGGTGAGTCCGGGCCGGCCTACAGGCAAATACACGGCATTTGAGGAACTCGGGCGAGG aGGGTTTGGAGCTGTTTATAAAGCCCTTGACACCAGCAGCGGACAACAG GTGGCAATCAAGATCATGTCACTCGAGGAGGAGATGTCCgaggagctggctgccaatgaAATCCTGGCCATGAGGGACAACAGGAGTCCCAATATTGTTACCTACTTAGACAG ctacctggtggatgcggagctctggctggccatggagttcATGGACGGCGGCACCTTGTTTGATGTGCTGAGGGCAGTGTACCTGGAGGAAGGACAGATAGGCGCTGTCTGTCGGGAG tgcctgcaaggactgcatttCCTTCATTCCCGCCAAGTCATCCACAGAGACATCAAAAGTTGCAACGTCCTGGTGGGCACGGACGGATCCGTCAAGTTGG GTgactttggcctctgtgctcagctcagccctgagcacagcaagcgcagctccagcgtcggcactcccagctggatggcaccggaggtggtgagaggagaagcctacggccccaaagtggacatctggtccctggggatcATGGGGCTGGAAATGGTGGAAGGGGAAGCTCCTTACCAGCGGGAAGCCCGTCTCCGG GTTTTTGAACTGCTAGAAAGGAACGGGCCCCCAAAACTGCAGAACCCCAGGCACCACTCAGCTCTCCTGCGCGACTTCctccgctgctgcctgcaggcagatgaggacaggcgctggtctgcccaggagctcctacag caTCCCTTCGTGACCTCAGGCGatcctgcctccagcctggctgctctgatcATCTCAGCCAAGCGAGTGCAGGAAGACTGGAGAGGAGACACCTGCGCCTGA